The genomic region ATCTACAGTTCTGCCTTCCGCAAGACGATGGTCATGATGCAGAATGCCGGGGCGAACGTCGACGCGAACGACGCTGCTGCCGACACACAGGCCAAACGTTTCACTGCCTACGGATACGACGTGGCGGCCGCGAACAAGAACTGGGGCTTCCGCTCCGACACCGTGAACAGTGCCTTCCCCTGGATGCAGTACGACACGAGTGGCGAGAGTTCGTACATCAATCGGCTGGAACGCCGCGACCACATCCAGGTCTCCGAGGGATCGACCTGGAACAGCAGCATCATGATCAACAATCCGCGCCTGGTCGTGAAGAACGCGATCGAGGCGTACCACTCGAACCTGCAGGGCATCAACAACACCAGCTTCGCGAACTGGGATGCCATGAAGAAGGCGTACGGGGAGTGGTTCACCACCCTCGCTCGCTATTCCGGATACCGGTTCCTCATGCAGCAGGCCACATACAGCGATCGAGTGAAGGCGGGCGGCACACTGAACCTGGCGCAGATCTGGACCAATAACGGCGCAGGGTTCAGCCCGAAGAAGTACCCGCTGAAGGTCTATCTGCTCGATTCGTCGAGCGGACGGGTCGTCTGGAGCGGCACAGACGCGTCCGTCGATGAGACCACGTGGTTCAAGGGCGACGCCGACCAGGTGCGTTCCTCGTTCAAGCTCCCGAACAGCCTTCGTGCCGGAAAGTACACACTGGCCGTGGCCATGGTCGATTCGACCGGGAAGCCGCGTATCGAACTGGCCATGCCGAACGGCAAGAACAAGATCTATCCCGTCGGTCCGGTGACTGTCGCGGCGTCCGCGCCGACTGCCGTCGCGCAGGCTGCGCAGGCGCAGTTCCGAGTGGAGGGTGAGGACTACACGGGCGCCCAGGGCGCATACGGTGTCGAGCCTCCAGCCGAGGGCGGCTTCGGCGCGCTCTACATGGGTCAGGCGGGTGACTGGGCGGAGTACGGCAACGTCGAGGTGCCGACGACCGGCACCTACCGAGTCGAGTTCCGGGTATCGGCCTCGCAGGGCGACCACTTCAGCGTCCAGGTCGACGGCAAGGACGCCCTGGGTTCCATCGCCACACCCGATACCGGCGGATACAACGTGTACAGCACGATCGAACGCGAGCTTCCGCTCACCGCGGGCAGGCACACCATCAAGCTGGTGCGCGACGACGGCAGCTGGTTCTTCGTGAACTGGATGCGCTTCACACTCGCGAACCCCGACGAATTCACGATCCAGGCGGAGTCGGCCACGGACCAGAGCGGCACGTGGTTGAAGGCGCTCGATGATGTGGATGACGACGGGACGCCGGGCGTCTCCGTGATCGACTCAGGGGACTGGCTGAGCTACGACAACGTCGACGTCGCTGCAACAGCCACGTACCTCATGCAGTTCCGGTATTCCACGACCAACAGCGACCCGCTGTCGTTCCGTCTCGAAGTGGATGGCAAGGATGCCACGGGCGCGTTGTCGCTCGAACCGACCGGCGGTGTGACCACGGCCAAGACGGAGAACTTCTTCGTGCCGCTGAAGGCGGGAACGCACACGCTCAAGGTGGTCTGGATCTCGGCGAGTTCCAACATCGTGTGGAACTGGATGCGATTCGACCGGCAGGGCGACTACCACGCGACCATCGCGGCCGGCGACTACAACATGCAGTGGAACCTCGCGAAGGAGTACAGCTGGGACGGCCCCGACACCGGCGTCGTCAGCGGCACCTACCACGACGACGGCAAGCCTGTCGCGGCCGTCGGGAGCATCGACCAGCAGGACTACCTGCGCTACGAGAACATCGACGTACCGTACACGGGGTACTACAAGCTCGATCTGCGCGTCGCGTCCGACGAAGCGCAGCGGCTGCAGTTCGACGTCGACGGCGACGCCACCACGGTGAACGTGCCGGACACGGGCGGGGACGGCCACTTCGAAGACGTTTCCACCTGGGTGGCGATGACGGCGGGCATCCACAATCTGCGGTTCATCGGCGAGAGCGCACGCACGAGTGCGGGCGTGCTGTTCGAGAAGTTCGGCCTCACGGCGACCACCGACGTGCTGAAGGCAGTGAGCGCAGCCGGACCCAGCTCGTTGACGGTC from Humibacter ginsenosidimutans harbors:
- a CDS encoding carbohydrate-binding protein, which encodes MTFTDTHEVLHGNPYTGTAFDINSPQTATSKGYTFTTDPAITDFIEGRKRIPHDADIVRVQVAWADFEPGANKFSWHRFDQFMKRINQQGKTAEIQLLMSDAPDTKNDPGVFPYQYPPAWLFDVEKAPYRLAQYNGQYYSKQPLYYSPIYLNALSKAVHAFAKRYDGNTGIAWVDLRAFSLFGEWSGWNDALNFPWPDDATRTKTLHAILGIYSSAFRKTMVMMQNAGANVDANDAAADTQAKRFTAYGYDVAAANKNWGFRSDTVNSAFPWMQYDTSGESSYINRLERRDHIQVSEGSTWNSSIMINNPRLVVKNAIEAYHSNLQGINNTSFANWDAMKKAYGEWFTTLARYSGYRFLMQQATYSDRVKAGGTLNLAQIWTNNGAGFSPKKYPLKVYLLDSSSGRVVWSGTDASVDETTWFKGDADQVRSSFKLPNSLRAGKYTLAVAMVDSTGKPRIELAMPNGKNKIYPVGPVTVAASAPTAVAQAAQAQFRVEGEDYTGAQGAYGVEPPAEGGFGALYMGQAGDWAEYGNVEVPTTGTYRVEFRVSASQGDHFSVQVDGKDALGSIATPDTGGYNVYSTIERELPLTAGRHTIKLVRDDGSWFFVNWMRFTLANPDEFTIQAESATDQSGTWLKALDDVDDDGTPGVSVIDSGDWLSYDNVDVAATATYLMQFRYSTTNSDPLSFRLEVDGKDATGALSLEPTGGVTTAKTENFFVPLKAGTHTLKVVWISASSNIVWNWMRFDRQGDYHATIAAGDYNMQWNLAKEYSWDGPDTGVVSGTYHDDGKPVAAVGSIDQQDYLRYENIDVPYTGYYKLDLRVASDEAQRLQFDVDGDATTVNVPDTGGDGHFEDVSTWVAMTAGIHNLRFIGESARTSAGVLFEKFGLTATTDVLKAVSAAGPSSLTVGDTGTLTATEISMDGTRTPVTDGVIYSSSDDSVATVASDGTITAKGWGTASLTVSLDGLTSSVTVTVTDPSVTLTTVNDTDASITYSGDWGYNGERDLGDFDDDVHYATTAGDYAEYTFTGTGVALLTERFRDMGNTDISIDGVKRATVNCNTSLRMVQQPVFVVRDLAPGEHTIRVTNSDDSGRLTIVDAFIVQQPKTS